From the genome of bacterium:
CGGGCGGATCCTGCCTTGCCAGGAATGGTGCTTAGCTTGGTCGCCGTGGGTGAACGGGCCGGCCAACTGACTGTCTGCACGCGCTTCCTGCTGGACTACTACCAGCGTGTGCTTGAGCTGAAGCAGAGCCTCTCTCGTGGCCTAACCTATCCCATTGTGGTTTGCCTCTTCATCTGGATCAGCCTGGGCGTGTTCGACGGCGTGATCCGCGGAGTGTTTGAGTCCCTTTACAAGAGCGCGGAGGTGGTCCTCCCCACCTCCATGCACACCCTGTTTGCCTTCATCCATGTGCTGTTTCTGACGCCGCTGCTGGTGGCGCCATTACTGGCAGTGGGGTGGTGGCTGGCCCGACGTGCCCACTGGCCCCTGCCAGGCAACCTGACGATGCAGGGGAGCACCCATGGCGCACGCGGCCTCACACGGCACAATCGTGCGGTTGCCGGCTGGGCGCATAGGAACCCCATGGACTACACGCCCTTCGGCCGCGAGCTGGCGCATGTAAGTGGATAATTATCCTTTTGAAAAGGAGAAAAATTCGTCATTTTCTCCTTCCAGGAGGGATAAATGCGGGAAATCCTGCGTGACAAGCTGGCGGCGGCGCTGAACGATCCGCTGCCTGGCCTGACCCGGCGCGACGTGCGCCTGCCGGCCGTTCCCAACAAGGCGCTGGCTGTGATCGGCGTGCGCCGCTGCGGCAAGACCTCGCTGCTCAGCCAATGCCTGTCCGACCGCCTGGCGGAGGGCGCGCCGCGTGAGGGACTGGTCCTCCTGGGGCTTGAGGACGACCGCCTGGTGGGGCTGTCCACCGACGACCTGTCCTGGCTGATGGAGGAGTACTTCCGGCAGCATCCGGCCTTGCGCGGCTCGGGGCAGGTGACCTTCGCCTTTGACGAGATCCAGGTCGTGCCCGGCTGGGAGCGCTTCATCCGCCGGCTCATGGACACGGAAGCGGCCAAGCTCTTCGTCTCAGGATCCTCGTCCAAGCTGCTCAGCCGGGAGATCGCCACCAGTTTGCGGGGCCGGGCGCTGGAAGTGCTGGTGCACCCTTTCAGTTTCCGGGAAGCTCTGCGGCACGCGGGCCTCGAGCCATCCATCGCCTGGGAGCGGCAGAACCAGGCCGAACGCAGTTCCCTGGACCATCACCTGGGGAACTACCTGCGGCAGGGGGGCTTTCCCGAGGCTCAGGGACTGGCGCAGCAGGATCGCCTGACCTTGCTCAAGAACCATGTGGACGTGGTGGTGCTGCGGGACGTCATCGAGCGCCACGCCGTCTCCAACCCCTTGCCCTTGCGCTGGCTGCAGCGGCAACTGCTGGCCAATCCTGCCGGCACCTTCAGCGTGCAGAAGTTCCACGACCAGTTGAAGAGCCAGGGCGTGCCGGTCTCCAAGGACACGCTGCACGCATTCCTGGCGCACCTGGAGGACGCATTCCTGGTGCGCACGATCCATTTGCACAGCGCCAGCGAGCGTCAGCGCATGGTCAACCCGCGCAAGATCTATCCGGTGGACACGGGCCTGATCCAGCTCTACGAGCGGAGCGGACGACCCAACCTGGGGCACGCGCTGGAAAGCGTGGTCCTGCTGGAGCTGGAGCGTCGCGGCTATGAGAGCGCCTACCTCCGCACGGAGGAGGGTTGGGAGGTGGACTTCCTCGCCACCGCGCCGGGCCGGTCTTCCCTTTTGCTCCAGGTGTGCGCCGATGCGCAGGATCCGGGAACAGCGCTGCGGGAGCTGCGGGCCCTGGCGTCGGCCAGACAGCGGCAGCCGGACGCGCGCGGCCTGTTGGTCACGCTGGACTCGACCCCGCCCCGGGACCTTCTGCCGGAAGGCCTGGAATGGTGGCCGGCGGCGCGCTGGCTGCTTTCCATGGAGGAGGACTGACCAAGGATCCGTGCCGGCCCGTGATATGCGACCCGCCCGGGTGCGCCGGCCGGCGTCCGGATCGTCACGGGTCCACCCCAGGAGGTGGTGCGGAAGGACATGGCGCATGGATCGAGGACGACAACGATGTTCCGTGTCCGGCCGGCAATGAACCCGTTTTGATGACCGGAATCACGAGTGGAAAGGAGGGCGACATGAAAATCACCTCGACCGTGTTGCGCGTGCTGATGGGCCTGCTCTTCCTCTTCGCGTCCCTCACCTACTGGTTCAAGTTGATCGTGCCCCCTCCCCTCGAGGGCGCCATGAAGGTGTTCAATGACGGCCTGGAGGCGTCGCGCTACCTCATACCGACGGTCAAGGCCCTCGAGCTGCTCGGCGGTCTCGCCCTCGTGCTGGGACGCTTCGTGCCGCTGGCGCTGCTGGTCCTGGCGCCCATCGTGGTGAACATCCTGCTCATCCACATCTTCCTGGCGCCGGAGGGCCTGCCCATCGCCCTCTTCCTGGTCGTGGCCAGCCTGCTCGTCGCCTATCAGCGGCGCGACTCCTTCCGGCCGCTCTTCAAACCCTGATCGTACCCATTGGGGCGGCCGGCGGCGGCCGCGCCCGGACCAGACACGGATCAAGGGAGGACCATGGCCGACCAACCCCGACTTCAACGCGCCCTGCGCCTGCTCCAGATCCTGGGCGGCTCGGGCT
Proteins encoded in this window:
- a CDS encoding type II secretion system F family protein → RADPALPGMVLSLVAVGERAGQLTVCTRFLLDYYQRVLELKQSLSRGLTYPIVVCLFIWISLGVFDGVIRGVFESLYKSAEVVLPTSMHTLFAFIHVLFLTPLLVAPLLAVGWWLARRAHWPLPGNLTMQGSTHGARGLTRHNRAVAGWAHRNPMDYTPFGRELAHVSG
- a CDS encoding ATP-binding protein, giving the protein MREILRDKLAAALNDPLPGLTRRDVRLPAVPNKALAVIGVRRCGKTSLLSQCLSDRLAEGAPREGLVLLGLEDDRLVGLSTDDLSWLMEEYFRQHPALRGSGQVTFAFDEIQVVPGWERFIRRLMDTEAAKLFVSGSSSKLLSREIATSLRGRALEVLVHPFSFREALRHAGLEPSIAWERQNQAERSSLDHHLGNYLRQGGFPEAQGLAQQDRLTLLKNHVDVVVLRDVIERHAVSNPLPLRWLQRQLLANPAGTFSVQKFHDQLKSQGVPVSKDTLHAFLAHLEDAFLVRTIHLHSASERQRMVNPRKIYPVDTGLIQLYERSGRPNLGHALESVVLLELERRGYESAYLRTEEGWEVDFLATAPGRSSLLLQVCADAQDPGTALRELRALASARQRQPDARGLLVTLDSTPPRDLLPEGLEWWPAARWLLSMEED
- a CDS encoding DoxX family membrane protein, with translation MKITSTVLRVLMGLLFLFASLTYWFKLIVPPPLEGAMKVFNDGLEASRYLIPTVKALELLGGLALVLGRFVPLALLVLAPIVVNILLIHIFLAPEGLPIALFLVVASLLVAYQRRDSFRPLFKP